GGCGCACCAGATGTAGAAGCCGCCGCGGGGTTCCTGCCACAGGATCTCCTCGGGGAAGTAGCGGCGGATGGCGGAGACCATGGTGTCCCGGCGCCGACGGTATTCCTGGCGCATGCGGGCGATGTAGGGCTGGATGCGGCCGCTGCGCACGAACTCATAGGCCAGCACCTGGGTGAAGGTGGGGGAGCAGGCGTCGTCGGACTGCTTCACCAGCTCGCACTTCTCGTAGACGGCCTTGGGGGCCAGCATCCAGCCGAGGCGGAAACCGGGGCCCAGCACCTTGGAGAAGGAACCGGTGTAGCAGATGGGCAGCTCCTGGTCGTAGAGGGCCTTCATGGGCTTGACGATGCGCTCGGCCTCTTCGTCGAAGAAGAGCTCGCAGTAGGCGTCATCCTCGATGAGGGGCAACTGGTGCGGCTTCAGCAGCTCCACCAGGTCCCGCTTGCGCTGCTCGCTGTAGAGGAGCCCGGCGGGGTTGTGGAAGTTGGGGGTGAGGTAGAGGAACTTGGGGTCTTTCTCCCGGGGGGCCTCCAGCCAGGCCTTGAGGGGGTCCAGCAGGATGCCGTCGCCGTCCATGTCAAAGCCCTGGAGACGACCCTGGAAGGACTGGAAGGCGGAGATGGCGCCGATGAAGCAGGGGTTCTCCGTGAGCACCGTGTCCCCGGGGTCGATGAAGACCTTGGCCAGGATATTGATGGCCTGCAATGACCCGGTGGTGATCATCAGCTCGTTGGTGTCCACCGGCAGCCCCTTGGCCCGCAGGAACTCCTTGAGCACCGCCAGGAGCGGGGGAAAGCCGGGGGTGGGACCGTACTGGAAGGCCGTGCGCTTCAGGTCCATGGGCAGGGTGCGGAAGATCTCGTCCACCTCCTCCACGGGAAAGAGCTCATTGCCGGGCATCCCGCCGGCGAAGGAGATCATGTCAGGCCGGGTGGCCAGGCTCATGAGGTCCCGGATCTCCGAGGTTCGGAGCATGGCGGCATTCTGGGAGAACTGGATCATCACGGGCCTTTCCGGCAGGAGCTCCCTATGTTGGTACCCCCATCCCATGACCCAAGTCAACCAAGCGCCAAAAGGGCTCGTCCCCAACGCGTCCGCGAACCGCGAGGCGTTTGGAAACACGCCCAAAGGCGGCTTTGTCCTACAATCAGAATGACGTCACACCAGTCTGACAATCCACACCAGGGCCGCCCATGTTCAATCCCGAATACGAATCCATGCCTGTTCCCAAGCTCAAGGAGCTCCAGCTGGAGCGCCTGAAGTGGTCCGTGCGGCACGCCTATGAGAACAATGCCCGCTACCAGGCCAAGTTCGACGCCGCAGGCTTCCACCCCGACCAGCTGAAGGGCCTGGACGACCTGAAGCGAGTGCCCTTCCTCACCAAGCACGAAATGCGCGAGGCCTCCCCCTTCGGGCTCTTCGCCACCCCCATGAAGGAGGTGGTCCGACTCCACTCATCTTCGGGCACCACGGGCAACGCCACGGTGGTGGGCTACACGAAGAACGACATCGACACCTGGGCCACCCTCATCGCCCGCTGCCTCTCCGCCACCGGCGCCACGGAGGAGGACATGGTGCAGGTGGCCTACGGCTATGGGCTCTTCACCGGCGGCCTGGGGCTCCACTATGGCGTGGAGAAGCTCGGGGCCACGGTGGTCCCCATCTCCGGCGGCAACACCGACCGTCAGCTCATGCTGATCCGGGACTACGGCACCACCATGATGGCCTGTACCCCTTCCTACGCCATCAACATGATCGACTTCGCCGCCAAGCACATGCCGGACTTCGACTGGCGCAAGACCAAGCTGAAGCGGGCCATCTTCGGCGCCGAGCCCTGGACAGAGGCCATGCGCCGGGAGATCGAGACCCGCATGGGCGTCGACGCCTACGACATCTATGGGCTCTCCGAGGTCATGGGGCCCGGCGTCTCCAACGAGTGCTCAGCCAAGTCCGGCCTCCATGTCTTCGAGGACCACTTCCTGGTGGAGATCATCGACCCGGAGACTGGGGAGGTCCTGCCCGAGGGCTCACAGGGTGAGATCGTCTACACCTCCCTGACCAAGGAAGCCTGCCCGGTGATCCGCTACCGCAGCCGCGACATCACCCGCCTCTACCGCGAGGCCTGCCCCTGCGGGCGCACCCACATCAAGATGGAAAAGGTGACGGGACGCTCGGACGACATGCTCATCATCCGCGGTGTCAACGTCTTCCCCTCCCAGG
The sequence above is drawn from the uncultured Holophaga sp. genome and encodes:
- a CDS encoding PLP-dependent aminotransferase family protein, whose product is MIQFSQNAAMLRTSEIRDLMSLATRPDMISFAGGMPGNELFPVEEVDEIFRTLPMDLKRTAFQYGPTPGFPPLLAVLKEFLRAKGLPVDTNELMITTGSLQAINILAKVFIDPGDTVLTENPCFIGAISAFQSFQGRLQGFDMDGDGILLDPLKAWLEAPREKDPKFLYLTPNFHNPAGLLYSEQRKRDLVELLKPHQLPLIEDDAYCELFFDEEAERIVKPMKALYDQELPICYTGSFSKVLGPGFRLGWMLAPKAVYEKCELVKQSDDACSPTFTQVLAYEFVRSGRIQPYIARMRQEYRRRRDTMVSAIRRYFPEEILWQEPRGGFYIWCACPARIDLLATVKACIEKGAVFVMGGTFDPKGTDKHHFRLAYSHTPEEKLEKGIQIIGEVLKAALAR
- a CDS encoding phenylacetate--CoA ligase; the protein is MFNPEYESMPVPKLKELQLERLKWSVRHAYENNARYQAKFDAAGFHPDQLKGLDDLKRVPFLTKHEMREASPFGLFATPMKEVVRLHSSSGTTGNATVVGYTKNDIDTWATLIARCLSATGATEEDMVQVAYGYGLFTGGLGLHYGVEKLGATVVPISGGNTDRQLMLIRDYGTTMMACTPSYAINMIDFAAKHMPDFDWRKTKLKRAIFGAEPWTEAMRREIETRMGVDAYDIYGLSEVMGPGVSNECSAKSGLHVFEDHFLVEIIDPETGEVLPEGSQGEIVYTSLTKEACPVIRYRSRDITRLYREACPCGRTHIKMEKVTGRSDDMLIIRGVNVFPSQVEALLIEIEGVEPHYQIIVDRQGTMDDIEILVEVEEAIFSDEVKVMNALRDRIAHRIRSVLGIGAKITLAEPSSIARSQGKAQRVVDKRRK